AGATCAAGGAGATGCTCGTCCGCTCCGGTGCCGTGGTCGATTATCCCCTTGAAGGCGAGACCGGCCCAGTTGAAGCTGAAATGTGCCGGAAGGGTCAGCTCATGGCTGAGGGTGGGACAGTCGGGGCCGCGCTGCAGTTTGGTGAGGATTTGTTCGATTCCGCTGTCTCCATCGGCAGAGCGCAAATCAAGGATCGTTTCGGAGGCAACCTCGGGAATGAACATAGAAGCCTCTGGCCCTCTGGAAAGAATGACTTATGGTTTGGTTCCTAAATCACCACAGGGCTATTAACATCCGGTAAAGTCCTTGCAGCTATCAGGTCAGAGATTGGAGTTAAGACGCCCGTGCGTTCCATGAATAGCGATCCGCAACCCTCCGAAAACAGCGAGCACAGGCGTACGCTCAAGGCGCTGATGCCCTATCTTTGGCCACATGGGCGGCCGGATTTGCGGTTGCGCGTGATCCTCGCCATGCTGTTTCTGGTCGCCGCCAAGCTTGTGGGGGTCTATGTGCCCTTCATCATGAAGGCGGTGGTGGACCATCTGACCGCGCCGCAAATTCTGGTGGCGCCGGTGGCTTTGATCGTGGCCTACGGGGTGCTGCGGATGTCATCGGATCTGTTTGGCGAGCTGCGCGACAGTATTTTTGTCCGCGTCGGGCAGAATGCGCTTCGGGTGATCGCCTTGCAGACGTTCCGGCATCTGCATGCGCTGTCGCTGCGCTTTCATCTGGAACGGCGCACCGGCGGGCTTAGCCGGGCTATTGAGCGCGGGATCAAGGGCATTGATTTTCTGCTGCGGTTTACGCTGTTCAATATTCTGCCGACGCTGTTTGAAATCGGGCTGGTGACCGGGATTCTTTATGTCAAATTCGGGTTCTGGTTCGCCGCCGTCACCTTTGGCTCGATCGCGTTTTATATCACCTTTACCTTTTCGGTGACGGAATGGCGGTTGAAATACCGCCGCGAGATGAATGCTCAGGATACCAAGGCCAACACCAAGGCGGTCGACAGTCTGTTGAATTATGAAACCGTCAAATATTTCGGCAATGAAGAGCATGAGGCCCGGCGTTATGACGAGGCGCTGGCCGGCTATGAAAAGGCGGCGGTGCGCAGCCAGACCACCCTGTCCTTGTTGAATGTGGGGCAACAGGGCATCGTGGCGCTGGGGCTGGTGACGGTCATGATCATGGCCGGTTACAAGGTGCAGGCGAAGGAGCTGACGGTTGGCGATTTCGTCATGATCAATGCGCTGGTGATGCAGCTTTATATGCCGCTGGATTTCCTTGGCTTTGTTTATCGTGAAATCAAACAGTCGCTGGTAGACATGGAATTCATGTTCCGTCTGTTGAAATCGGAAACCGAGATCACCGACAAGCCGGGGGCGAAGCCTTTGGTGCGCGAGGGCGGGGCGGTCACGTTCGAGCATGTGAATTTTCATTACGAGCCACGGCGGCCGATTTTGAAGGATCTGTCCTTTCATGTGGCGGCCGGGCAGACGCTGGCCATCGTCGGGCCGAGCGGGGCGGGGAAATCGACCATTTCCCGCATTCTGTTCCGGTTCTATGACATCGCGGACGGCAGCGTGCACATAGATGGCCAGGATATCCGGGGCGTGACGCAGGATTCCTTGCGTGCGGCCATTGGCGTCGTGCCGCAGGATACGGTGCTGTTCAATGACACCATCGGCTATAATATTCGCTATGGCCGCCCGGATGCGACGGATGCCGAGGTCGAGGCGGCGGCCCGGCTGGCCCATATCCATGAGTTTGTGGAGGGACTGCCAGATGGTTATCAGACCATGGTTGGCGAACGCGGGCTTAAGCTTTCGGGCGGGGAGAAGCAACGGGTGGCCATTGCCCGTACGATTCTGAAGAACCCGTGCATTCTGCTGCTGGATGAGGCGACCTCGGCCCTTGATACCCATACGGAACGGGAAATCCAAAGCTCGTTCAAGGATGTCGCGGCCGGGCGGACGACGCTGATCATTGCCCACCGGCTGTCGACCGTGGTCGATGCCGATCAGATTCTGGTTCTCGAAGCCGGGCGGGTGGTGGAACGCGGCCGTCACGAGGCGCTGCTTGAGGCCGATGGCGTCTATGCCGCCATGTGGCGACGGCAGCAGGAAGCGGCCGAAGCGCGCGAGAAACTTGTGGCTCTGGATGAGGTGGAAGCGAGCGAAGAAGCGCTTGCGGAGGGCTGAGTTTGGGGGCTTGGCACGGGTCGGCCCGGGGTCGGAAGCGGGAAAGCGTTGATAGCGTAGGGGTTCTGCATTAAATAGAGGGAACGTGGAGCTTGGGCCTTGTCCGCTCCGAATGAAGATTTGTAAAGGATTCGAGAGCGTTATGGACACAATCATGTCGGTGCTGACCCCCATTCATCGTGAGGGGCATAAGTATCTGGTCCTGTTTGCGCTTGTGACCTTGCTGCTGTTCCTGGTGTGGACGCCGCTCGGGTGGATCGGCGTTATTTTCACCGCCTGGTGCGCTTATTTCTTCCGCGATCCGGATCGCGTGACGCCGACCCGTGCCGGGCTGATCATCGCTCCGGCCGATGGACTGGTGCAGAGCGTGACCGAAGCCATTCCTCCGGCCGAGCTTGGCATGGGCGAGCATCTGCGGCCGCGTATCAGCATTTTCATGAATGTGTTCGACGTCCATGTAAACCGCGTCCCCGCCGATGGGGAGATCACGCAGGTGGCCTATACGCCGGGTAAGTTTCTGAATGCCGACCTTGAAAAGGCCAGTGAGGATAACGAGCGGAATTCGATCCGCATGACCACGCTTGCGGGCAAGGACATCGCCTTCGTGCAGATCGCCGGTCTTGTGGCGCGTCGGATCGTGTCGGAAATCGAGCCCGGGCAGAAGGTTCTGGCCGGGGAACGGTTCGGGATCATTCGCTTTGGCAGCCGGGTTGATGTGTATCTGGATGAGGGCCTGAAGCCGTTGGTGTCGGTGGGGCAGCGCACTATTGGTGGCGAAACGGTGATTGCCGATGGCCAGAGTGAAGAACCCCAGCGCCATGGTGCGGTGCGCTGACGTCAGGGTGAGGGGAGTGAAGGCTGGATTGCTTCGCTTCGCTCGCAATGACAGAAGCCATCTCACCCGTCATTGCGAGCGCAAGCGAAGCAATCCAGGAACTATGTGGATGAAAGCTGCTCTATGAAATCGCGTGCCCGTCTCAGGATAATGCCCCGCCGCAGTCTGGCGCCCAATGTGGTGACCGTGCTGGCGCTTTGTGCCGGGATGTCGTCGATCAAATTCGCGCTGTCCGGACGCTGGGAAATTGCCGTTGGGGCGATTTTCCTTGCGGCTTTGCTTGATACCCTTGACGGGCGGGTGGCGCGTATGGTCAAGGGCACCTCGCGCTTTGGCGCCGAGCTTGATTCGCTGGCCGATGTGATCAGTTTTGGCGTGGCTCCGGCCGTGCTGATCTATCTTTGGACCCTGAGTTCGCTTGGCGGCATCGGCTGGGTGCTGGCGCTGGCTTTTGCCGTCTGCTGCGCCCTGCGGCTTGCGCGGTTCAATGTCATGAGCACGGACGATCAGCCGCCGTCGGCCTTTTTCGTTGGCCTGCCGTCGCCCATGGCTGCCGGGCTTGCGCTTTGGCCTTTGGTGCTGAGCTTCCAGTTCCCGGATTCTGTATTGGCCCGTCCGGCGGCGGTTGCGCCCTATGTGGCGCCCTATTTCGCTTTGGTGGGGCTGTTGATGGTCAGCCAGATTCCGACCTTTTCGCTCAAGCGGCTTAAGGTGCAGGGCGATTATATGTTGCCGGCGCTGCTGTTCGTCGGGCTTTTGGCGGCGTCGCTCAGCGTTTATACCTGGGAGACGGTGTCGTTTGCCTGCTTTGCCTATCTGGTCTCGATCCCGTTCAGCCTGCGGGCGGGACGGCGGCGGGAGCGTCTGGATGAGGCGCTTGCAGCGGAGGCGGTGGTTGAGACCAAGCCGGATGTGGCCTCAGGTGATATCGTCAAGGAAGACCCGCCTGTGTTCCCCGAGCGGGACGACAAGAGCCCACGTCTTCCGCTCCATTAAGCGGCCGTTCCACGACTGTTTCTGACCGGTTGTTTGTTGACATGGAACCACGTATGAAACGATAGTTTCTATGTGAGCCAGTCGGCTGCGCGTTATGGGAAGGGGCGGTTATGAATACGGAATTGCCGGTTGAGCAGGCTCCATCGGACACGCGCGAGGGCTCCCGGCGGGATCAGGTGCGGGACCGCATCCTGGACGTGGCCGAACGCATGTTCGCGAGCCAAAGCTTTGCCGGGGTGTCGATTCGAAATGTCACCGCCGAGGCCGAGGTCAATCTGGCGGCGGTGAATTATTACTTCGGGTCGAAGGCCGGGCTTTTGAAAGCCGTGTTCCTGCGCCGGGCGGCTGATCTCAACCGCGAGCGCATCGGCCAGTTGCAGAGCTTTTTGCTGGAGCATGACGCGGTGCAGGGGCAGGACAGCCGTCTGCCGCTTGAACCGATTCTGCGGGCGCTGCTTGGGCCGTCGGTGCGCTGGCTGTTCAATCCGGAACGCGGATTAAAGGTTTTTATTCATTTTCTGGCGCGCTGTCAGATGGAGGAAGAACCCGAGCTTAAAGCTTTGTTTTATCAGGATGTAGACCATCTGCGGCGGTTTGTTCCGGCGCTGCGCCGGGCGCTGCCGGGGCTGCCGGACGCAGAAATTTATTGGTGTATGCATTATGCTTTGGGTACCATGCACTACACCTTTACGCATCTTGAACGGCTGAAAATGATTTCGCGTGGTGCTTGCGATATCACCGATCCTGAGCAAGTGGTTGGACGGATGATCGAATTTTGTCTGGCCGGTTTTCGGGCCGCGGAGTCCCGTGGCGTTCGCGTCACAGATGTGCCATAAAGCGGCCATCAACCCGTCATGATGAAGGGGTAGAAGCTCCAAAGTGCCGGAGCGCTGTTGGGTCTGCGTTTGTTCGGTCACCTGAATTGGAGCATCCGCATGAGCGTGCCATTGCACCGTCTGTTTTCGCCTTTGTTGTTCGCCTTTATGCTGTCGTTTACCGCGGCTGTGCTGACGGCTTTGCTGTCGCTCGGCCATGACAGACTTGCCCCTCTATGGCCAGCACTCAGCCTTGTGGCGGCTTTGCTTGTAGGGGCGGTCGGGATCGGCCTTTATTGGCGGTTTATCCCCAAAGATTAGCGGTAGGCGCATTAAAAAAGGCCGGGTTTTTCCCGGCCTTTTTTCTATTAAATCGCCCGATAGGCGCGGAGGTCGGCGAGGATGCGGTTGACATGTTCCTCAAGGGTGAGGGCCGAGGTTTCGGCTTGTTGCGAGGCCGCATGGACGTCGGCTGCGAGATTATCAACCTGGGCGGTTTCCCGCGCCACATCGGAAATATTGCTGGAAACGTCGCGGGTGCCGGTGGCCAGATCCTGAATGTTGTGGCTGATTTCCGAGGTCGTGGCGGATTGTTCGCCAACCGAATCGGCGATGGCGAAGGAGATCTGTTCGATTTCCTCGATCACGCTTTGAATGCTGCTGATGGCGCTGACGGATTCTGTGGCCGCGGATTGAATGTTATTGACCTGATTGCGGATTTCGTCAGTGGCCCTCGCGGTCTGGTTGGCGAGCGATTTGACCTCGGAGGCGACAACGGCAAAGCCGCGACCGGCCTCCCCGGCACGGGCCGCCTCGATCGTGGCATTGAGCGCGAGCAGGTTGGTTTGACCGGCGATATCGGAAATAAGCTTCAGGACCTTGCCGATTTCGCTCGCGGTTTTGGTCAGGCTTTCGACCACGGTGGCGGTGCGTGCGGCTTCGCTCACGGCGCGTTCTGTGATCAGCTTTGATTGGTTGGCCTGGCGGCCGATCTCATGGACGGAGGCGGCCATTTCCTCGGTGGCTGACGCGACCGTCTGGACATTGAGCGAGGCCTGTTCCGAGGCTGAGGCCACCTGCGCCGATTTATGGGTCACGCGGCCGGCGGCTTCGGAGACCCCTTGGGCCGCATTCAGCACCGATTTGCTTTGCGCGCGGACCTCGCCGATGGTGGTGCGGACTTCGCTTTCGAGGCGATTGGCGATGTCGATCACATCTGCATAACGCTTGTCATTGGCGGCGTCGATATAGAGGGTGATGGCAAGCTCCATATCGAGCATCAGGGCGCGGCTGATGGCGGCGAGCATGCGCGCCGCCTTATCGCCATCCTGGCCATAGATGTCGTGCACCACTGCGGTCAGCATGCTCAGCATCATGCTATAGGCGCCGATGTACCAGCGCGGGCTGAGACCTACGCGGTAATGGGCCTGGCCGATGGCGATGGCGCGGTTGAAATAGGCGTCGTCGAACGAGGCGTTGAACAGATCGGCCCAATGGTTGCTTTGTGCGCGTTTCAGTTTCGGCAGATTGGCTTTGCCAAGGAGAGCGCCAAGTTCCGGCCATTGCAGCAGATGATCGTAAAACCGATCGAGCATATCAGGGAGTGCGGTGGCGAGATGCGGCTGAAATTCCTGCAGCAACAGTCGGGTGGCATGATCGATGCCCATAAAGCTCAGGCGGCTTTCGCGATCGTAGGTGGTTATTCCAGGAGAGACGTCGGCAAGTGCAGCACTGGAGAGAGACATCGTTATGGTACCTCGTTCGGGTCTTGTCAGAGCCCCAACCTAGGCGGCGTTCCTTAACAATGGGGTAACATGTGGCCCTTGTTATGAGGATATTCGAGAGAATTTTCGCCAAATTGATCTGGATCAAAAAAGCGCCGGGGACTTTGTGTCACCGGCGCTTCAGCATATCGCACGGGGGGAGATCACGGGGGGTGTCTATGCGATATGCTATCGATTGAATCCATTGTTGGCTTGCATGAAATAGCCGAGAACCTGATCGCCGATGAGGGTCAGAACGCCGATGATCGACAGCGCGATCAAGGCCGCAATCAGCCCATATTCAATGGCGGTCGTGCCTGACCTGCTGGCGCATAAATGGGAGAAAAACTCGGTGATTTTAAGCTGCATTTCAATGTCGCCATGTTGCTGACGGAGACCGTGATCTCGAGTGGTGCAGCTGCATCGCACTGGGGTTTTTACGCGTTATGCAGCCTGCGTCCTTGCGGTCAGTCTATGGCGGAGAATGGAAAGATTTTGTTAAGGAATGGGTACAATTTTCCTAAATTAAACTCTCCCCATGCCGACATCAGAACAGGAAATCCCAGCGCCCTTCGATGGCCGCGGACAGATGGGCGTCACGCAAGCTGTTCGGCTGATTGTCCTGAGCGCGCAGGGTGACCTTGAAGGCTCCCATGTCGGTAGGCACATCGACGGAGGCTTCGACTATATTTACTATTTTGCGGTTCATGCTGCCGCTGTTGAGCACCAGGACAGCATCATCCAGATTCAAGGCCGCATGGTGATATTTCAACCCGTAGCGCACATTGTTCGGCGCATTCAGGGACAGCATCAGGGATGTTAAATGGCTGTCGTTATCCTGACTGGCCCCGACCGATTTGCCACGATAGCGGTAGCCATAGAGAAAGATGTAATGATCATACATCATATTATATTGATTGTGGCCGGTGAGCAGTTCGCTGAGCGCGACGGTATTGGCATATTCGCCAACCAGACGCATGGACCAGCCGGGCTTTTGAAGCGGGGCTGCCACGGAAAAACCTGCCAGATAGGATGTGCTTTTGAAGAGGGTGGTTGAGGAGGAGTCTTCGGCGTAGAGCTGCCCGTAGATGCTGGAGGTGATCGTCTTCATGCGCCAGCCATAGCGAAAATCCAGGCCGGACATGACGTTGCCCGGATCGGTGAGGGGATCACCGGAATTAATATTCTCGCTCAGCCCAGCAACGCCGAAATTTGTCAGGAATTGTTTGAAGTTGCAAAGGCGTCCTTCACCGCAGAATTGAAAATCATGAAACATCCCGATTTCAAGACGACGGGTCGGGTTGAAGCTGAGCCGTATATTCGCCAGCAACGGATTTTTATAATCGGTGCGTGGACCATTCATGACGGCTATCGAGCTGCTCAACTGCCAGGGGCCGAGCCAGCGCAGCACCGGAAGATCAATCGGTTTCGGATTGTTGCGCATGAAGCCCATGCGTGGCATGGGGCGGGCATTGTTTGATAAAATCAGGCTGCTGGCCCAGCCGGGCCCCCACCATTGATCGATAGCGCCGGCATAGAAAATCCAGTTGCCGACCAGTTGCGCCGCGTAACTTCCATCGAGTTTCCAGCTCCCGCCATGGGTATCGAACTGACGTCCGGCTTGCAGTTTGACGAAGGTGCTGGACCATTGATGTTGCGCACTCACGCTGAGGTCGAACTGGTCACGTGCTCCGGCGCCGAAATCGCGTAAAAAGGATTCTTTGTTGGTTACGGCGATGTTGCCGCCGAGACGGGTGCGATTGAAGTCCTCTTCAACGGGGAGATAGCCGCGCACCCTTTGCAAGGCTGCCATCACATGGGGCGGCAGGGCCATGTCCCCGGCGGTGTTGAGGTCGCTGGCCAGTTGGCCCCAGGGGATGGGCCAGGTTGTGATGGGGCCATGAATGACATCAAAATCAGCCAGCAATTCGATATCGCCACGGAGCCCGAGATCATTCATAGGTGTCCAGGGATCGGCATAAGCCGTATTTCCAGAAAACATGACAGCAAGGACGGCTGCCTGGAGAATACGTTTCAGACTGTTATGGCGCACCGTGGCTTCCTTGTCTCAGGATTTTTACATCTGAGAGAGATGCCATTATTAACCACGGCCGGTCAAGTCGGATTGCTCGCAAAAGCAGGCACGCTTGGCGTTTGATGACACGCTGGAGACGGTCATTATGTCTGGCCCACATGCACCGATGCAGGTTTTTTGATTAATCGTTGCCGCTGGTGTCCTGGCAGGTCATGTCCGGTTTACCGGCTTGCTCGATGAAAACCTCCCGTCCTTTGTTCCAGAGCGTGGTCTGCTCGTCACTGTAGCGGGCGCCGGATGCGGATACGACCTGGGGCAGGCTGAGGCTTTGGCCCGCGAGGCTAAAGTCAGCGCGTTGATCATGGAACCGCACGGTCAGATTGTGGCCGTCGGGACAGGAAAAGGTCACAATAGTGTCGACGAGTGACGGGAGAGAGCCTGCGGGGGATGTCTCTGTGGTGGGGGCGGGGGTTGTCGCGGGGGCGGGGGCTGTCGCGGGTGCGGGTTCGGTTTTTGGCGTTTCTTTGGGGCGATCGCAGGCGACAAGAGCCAAGGTCAGGGCGACGGGAAGAAGAATGCGGACTTGCATTGTATTCGCTCCTCAAGCTGGATGAAACGCGGATTTCACAAACTGAGAAACTACAAAGGGACAGCCGTTAGTTTGGCTGTCCCCGTGTCACTTGGCAAATTATTTTGGTAACTACATGCAAAGACTGTACGCAGAGCCTGCGATCAGATCGCTTCTTTCAGTTCCTTGGCGGCACGGAAAGCGATTTTCTTGCTGGCTTTGATCTTGATCTGTTCGCCCGTGGCAGGGTTGCGGCCCATACGTGCGGCACGCTTGCGAACCTGAAGGACGCCAAGGCCGCTGATGCGGATGCGCAGGCCTTTTTTCAGGTTTTTGACAAAGTGATCAATCATGTCGTTCAAAAGCATTTCGGTCTGCTTTTTGGCGAGGCCATGCGTTTCGGCAAGAACAACGCCGATCTGCTTCAGCGTGACGGCGGTCGCGTTCGCCTTGGGGGCGGCGGCCTTCACGGTTTTGGCAGCAGCCTTTGGAGCAGCTTTGGCTTTCGGAGCAGCTTTGGCAACAGCTTTCGGAGCGGCTTTTGCTTTGGCGGCAACCTTTGGAGCAGCTTTGGCTTTTGCCGCAACCTTAGGAGCAGCTTTTACAGTCGCTTTTGGAGCAGCTTTTGCAACGGCCTTAGGTGCAGCCTTGGCCGCGGCCTTCGGGGCAACAGCTTTGGCGGCAGCTTTCGGAGCAGCTTTGGCTTTGGCCGGAGCAGCCGCCTTGGCTGCCTTCGGAGCGGCCTTTGCTTTTGCAGTAGGTTTGGAAGCAGTTTTGGTCGCCATAACAGGATGTCCCTTTAAAGTGATCCCATAATTAGAGAATCACGCTTCAATGCCGGAAGCAAGTAGAAAAAGCAAGTATACCGGGCATTTCCTCGTATCTTTCCATGTAATCGACTTGGAAACGGTCAATAAAGACAGGCGTTTTTGTGGCGGTTCGTCTCCGGCGCGATCTCGGGAGACAAAAAAACCGGCCATCACCATGGCCGGTTTTCTGCTTAGAAAAGATCAGGAAAGATTAGAAATTGACGGCGGCGCGGACACCGAATGTGCGTGGCCGGGCAACGAAATATGCGAGCGGATCCTGAACCGAATTGATCGCGTCATAAAGCGCGAGCTTGTCCGTCAGGTTTTTGACATAGGCGGTGACCTGCCAATGTCCGGCTGCGATGCTCGCTTGCAGATCGATGAGCGTATAGCTTGGGAGATGCACGTTATACGCATCTTCGGTGCGGAACAGCGTATCGGTTGCACCGCGATAGGTGAGGTCGCCGCGGACCGATGCGGTGAGAGCGTCAGTCAGACCCCAGCTATATTCGATGCCACTGCCGAACTGCACTTTCGGGACGTTCGGAACTCTGTCGCCGGACAAGCCGAGGATAGAACCCCCAGGGAAATCCTGGGTCAGGCGTGCACTCTGCCACGACCCGCCGAAGCTGATATCGAGACCACGGATAGGGCGCACGCTCACTTCAACTTCAGCGCCATCGACCGATGCCTTGCCCGCATTCTGCACGAACGGGAACGGTGAGGAGGGGTTGAAGTCGCCGACCTGAATATCGCGCCAACGGATCGCATAGAAGGCGCCGTTGAAGGTGATGCGATCATCGGCCATGCGTGATTTCCAGCCGAGTTCATAGCTCCACAGGTTGTCGGGGCCAAAGCTTGCGGGCACGTTGACACTGGCCGGGTTGATGGCGTTGTCATTGGTGCCGCCGATACGGAAGCCCTGAGCCGCCGTGGCGTAGATCATCAGGTCATCCGTTGCCTTGTAGGAGGCATTGAAGCGGAAGGTGGTCTTGTGGTGCTTGGTTGCGACCGAGAAAGCAGGGTTGTTGTTCGGCGGGAAACCGACAAATGGTTTCGTCTCCACGGCGTCCGAGGTCAGTTTGTATTGGAAATAGCGAGCGCCGACGGTCAGGGTCAATTTGTCGGTGGCGCTGAAGTTCAGTTCGCCGAACACCGCTTCCTGATTGAGGCTGTCATGTTTGGCACGACCGAACACGGCGGCACCTTTCGGGCCAATATAGAAGTCGGTGTGTGGATCCCAGGGACCAACGGGCAGACCGTTCGCGCCGACGCCGAGCACTTCTACTTCAAAATTCGATTTTTCGCGCGACAGGAAGCCGCCGGCTACCAGTTGCAAGGGGCCATCGAAACTTGAGGAGAAGCGCACTTCGTTCGACCAGACATCGCGGGTTTGCGGCTGAAAGGTGAGCGCCGCGGCGGGCGTGCCGTATATGGAAGTGGCCGGGGCACCGAGCGCGAGCACGATCGGGGTCGAGTCAAAGCGATAGTCGATATCGCGTTTGAAATAATTTGTGGTGGCGAGGAAGCTGCCGAAGCCCGCATCATATTTGGCAACCGCGCTATAGATCTGAAGATCTTCGTCCCAATTGTTGACGGTGAAATCCTGATTGCTGTAGTTGCCCCTGACCGGCAGCGGCGCGAAGCCCGGACCGGAATTGATCAGGATCTGTTCATAGGCCGGTTGCAGTTCGCCGAGATTGACGCGCGAGGAGCCGCCCGATTTGCGTTTCTGATAAACGGCCATGCCGGTCAGGCTGAAATTGTCGGTCAGCTGGCCTTTGATCATCAGACGGCCGCCGGTGGTGTGGTTGCTGTTGATGTCATTGAGGCCAAGCCGGACATTGTCGACGAAGCCGTCGTCCCGGGTCATCCAGGCGACGCCGCGCACGGCGAGTTTGTCCTCGACGATCGGCAGATTGATCGCGCCGTTGGCGCGATAGCCCTGGCCGCCGCGATGGATGGTCAGCGCCTCGACCTCGGCGCGGCCGCTCAGGGTCTGAAGGTCCGGATCGTTCGGGATATAGCGCACGGTGCCGGACATGGAACTTGCGCCAAAGAGCGTGCCTTGCGGGCCCTTCAGGATTTCGATGCGGGCAAGGTCATGCAGTTCGATATCAGCCTGACGGCCACCGCCGTCCTGCTTGTTGCTGCCGGTGATGATGGCTTCGCCGAAATAGACGCCGGTGGTGGCTTCACCGCGCGAATTGACACCACGGATGACGAATTTGCGGTCGCCCGGTCCCTGATCCTGAAACGCGAAGCCGGGGATTTTGCCGGCAACCTGGGTGAGGTCCTGGGCACCGAGCGTATTCAAGAGATTGCCGGTGAAAGCCTGCACCGTGACGGGGACGGTTTGCAGGGTTTCTTCGCGCTTGGTGGCGGTGACGATGATCTCTTCGATCTTGAAGGGCTCGTCGCTGGCGGCATATGCGGCCAGTGGCGCGGTGAGGCTGGTGGAGGCTAAAATAACGGACAGAAGGCAGGAATGATGAGCTCGCATGGTGTTCCTCACTGGTTAGGGCTGTGACCTTTTTATTCTTAATTCCTTAGATGGAATGAGGAGCATTTTAGCTCAAATTGCATGTGTAAAAGGATTTAATTTTATATTTGTTATCATTTGAACACAGCTGTGGCTTTTCAGGAACAGGTTTTGGATCCGGGTGTCAGGCCGGATTGGCTTGGCTGTAGCCGCAAGAGCTTGAAATGCTTTGGCAGGTTGCTTTGAGGAGGGTGGCGGGTCGGCCGTCGAGGCTGTCATCGAAATGATTGAGCCGTCCCATGACCGTGAGCGCGCCATGGATGCCGCCGGAAAAATCGAAGATCGGCACCGAAAGGGCGGTGAAATCCGACATGAGGCCGCCCCGGCAGCGGCTGATGCCGTCTTTCCTGACGGCGTCCAGCATGCGGTCGACTGTGCCAAGGGTCTGCGGGTTGTCGATGCTGTCCTCCGCCTCGGCGGTCGGGCGCAGTTGATCGAGTTCGGCGGTGATGAAGGGTTTGACGATGTTGGACGGCAGATGGGCCGCGAGATTGCGGCCAACCGCCGAACGCAGCAGCGGCAGCACGCTGCCGACGCGAAGATCGAACAGCGCCTGACTGAACGGGCCGTCGACGCGATAGACGATGGTCGGCCCGCGATTGCCCCAGACGCCGAGAAAAATGGTGGCGCCGATATCTTCGGCAAGTGTGCTCATGGCCGGACGGGTGGCTGTGAACAGATCGAACTGATCGAGATAGCCGAGCCCGAGCCTGAGCGCCGCCGGACCGAGCGCGTAAGAGCCGCTGTCCTGATGCTGCACCACCATTTCAAGAGCGCAGAAGGTGACGAGATAGGAATGCGCCTTGCTGGGGGAGAGACCGCTTTGCTGCGAGATCGTCTTGAGCGGCAGGGGCCGTGCCGATTGCATCAGCACGGCCAGGATGGAATAGCCGATCTCGATGGACTGGATGCCTTTGCGGAGCGGTCGGGCGGCGGCGGTCATGTCA
The sequence above is drawn from the Govania unica genome and encodes:
- a CDS encoding capsule assembly Wzi family protein, producing MRHNSLKRILQAAVLAVMFSGNTAYADPWTPMNDLGLRGDIELLADFDVIHGPITTWPIPWGQLASDLNTAGDMALPPHVMAALQRVRGYLPVEEDFNRTRLGGNIAVTNKESFLRDFGAGARDQFDLSVSAQHQWSSTFVKLQAGRQFDTHGGSWKLDGSYAAQLVGNWIFYAGAIDQWWGPGWASSLILSNNARPMPRMGFMRNNPKPIDLPVLRWLGPWQLSSSIAVMNGPRTDYKNPLLANIRLSFNPTRRLEIGMFHDFQFCGEGRLCNFKQFLTNFGVAGLSENINSGDPLTDPGNVMSGLDFRYGWRMKTITSSIYGQLYAEDSSSTTLFKSTSYLAGFSVAAPLQKPGWSMRLVGEYANTVALSELLTGHNQYNMMYDHYIFLYGYRYRGKSVGASQDNDSHLTSLMLSLNAPNNVRYGLKYHHAALNLDDAVLVLNSGSMNRKIVNIVEASVDVPTDMGAFKVTLRAQDNQPNSLRDAHLSAAIEGRWDFLF
- a CDS encoding MliC family protein codes for the protein MQVRILLPVALTLALVACDRPKETPKTEPAPATAPAPATTPAPTTETSPAGSLPSLVDTIVTFSCPDGHNLTVRFHDQRADFSLAGQSLSLPQVVSASGARYSDEQTTLWNKGREVFIEQAGKPDMTCQDTSGND
- a CDS encoding HU family DNA-binding protein; its protein translation is MKAAAPKANATAVTLKQIGVVLAETHGLAKKQTEMLLNDMIDHFVKNLKKGLRIRISGLGVLQVRKRAARMGRNPATGEQIKIKASKKIAFRAAKELKEAI
- a CDS encoding TonB-dependent receptor, whose translation is MRAHHSCLLSVILASTSLTAPLAAYAASDEPFKIEEIIVTATKREETLQTVPVTVQAFTGNLLNTLGAQDLTQVAGKIPGFAFQDQGPGDRKFVIRGVNSRGEATTGVYFGEAIITGSNKQDGGGRQADIELHDLARIEILKGPQGTLFGASSMSGTVRYIPNDPDLQTLSGRAEVEALTIHRGGQGYRANGAINLPIVEDKLAVRGVAWMTRDDGFVDNVRLGLNDINSNHTTGGRLMIKGQLTDNFSLTGMAVYQKRKSGGSSRVNLGELQPAYEQILINSGPGFAPLPVRGNYSNQDFTVNNWDEDLQIYSAVAKYDAGFGSFLATTNYFKRDIDYRFDSTPIVLALGAPATSIYGTPAAALTFQPQTRDVWSNEVRFSSSFDGPLQLVAGGFLSREKSNFEVEVLGVGANGLPVGPWDPHTDFYIGPKGAAVFGRAKHDSLNQEAVFGELNFSATDKLTLTVGARYFQYKLTSDAVETKPFVGFPPNNNPAFSVATKHHKTTFRFNASYKATDDLMIYATAAQGFRIGGTNDNAINPASVNVPASFGPDNLWSYELGWKSRMADDRITFNGAFYAIRWRDIQVGDFNPSSPFPFVQNAGKASVDGAEVEVSVRPIRGLDISFGGSWQSARLTQDFPGGSILGLSGDRVPNVPKVQFGSGIEYSWGLTDALTASVRGDLTYRGATDTLFRTEDAYNVHLPSYTLIDLQASIAAGHWQVTAYVKNLTDKLALYDAINSVQDPLAYFVARPRTFGVRAAVNF
- a CDS encoding IclR family transcriptional regulator; the encoded protein is MTAAARPLRKGIQSIEIGYSILAVLMQSARPLPLKTISQQSGLSPSKAHSYLVTFCALEMVVQHQDSGSYALGPAALRLGLGYLDQFDLFTATRPAMSTLAEDIGATIFLGVWGNRGPTIVYRVDGPFSQALFDLRVGSVLPLLRSAVGRNLAAHLPSNIVKPFITAELDQLRPTAEAEDSIDNPQTLGTVDRMLDAVRKDGISRCRGGLMSDFTALSVPIFDFSGGIHGALTVMGRLNHFDDSLDGRPATLLKATCQSISSSCGYSQANPA